One genomic window of Camelina sativa cultivar DH55 chromosome 5, Cs, whole genome shotgun sequence includes the following:
- the LOC109124665 gene encoding probable protein phosphatase 2C 23: MGNGIGKLTKCFTGAGETRRNKKKPELSSSTLEPDPLDEGLGHSFCYVRPDPTRVSSSKVHSEEETTTFRTISGASVSANAATPLSTSLYDPYGHIDRAAAFESTTSFASIPLQPIPRSSGPIVPGSGPLERGFLSGPIERGFMSGPLDGYSGPVSGSDQFQRSFSHSLANNRVGSRKGSLVRVLRRAISKTITRGQNSIVAPIKPVKEPDWVFGSDKTRIQNQTQHQNENNLTVNSSLNFSSEGSLLDDDVSLESQNLQWAQGKAGEDRVHVVVSEEHGWLFVGIYDGFNGPDAPDYLLSHLYPAVYRELKGLLWDDPKTDAKSTDEADVENRDSSSKEKKSKNWEESQRRWRCEWDRERLDLDRLLKDRSNGSDQDPDPSSSDVLKALSQALKKTEEAYLEIADMMLDENPELALMGSCVLVMLMKGEDVYLMNVGDSRAVLGQKAETEYWNGKIRQDLERINEETMNDFDGCCDDDGEGASLVPNLSAFQLTVDHSTNVEEEVDRIRKEHPDDATAVTNERVKGSLKVTRAFGAGFLKQPKWNNALLEMFQIDYKGTSPYISCLPALYHHRLGSKDQFLILSSDGLYQYFTNEEAVSEVELFITLQPEGDPAQHLIQELLFRAAKKAGMDFHELLEIPQGERRRYHDDVSIVVISLEGRMWKSCV; this comes from the exons ATGGGTAACGGAATTGGAAAGCTTACTAAATGTTTCACCGGCGCCGGAGAAACTCGCCGGAACAAAAAGAAACCCGagttatcatcatcaacccTCGAACCAGATCCTTTAGACGAAGGTTTAGGTCACTCTTTCTGCTACGTTCGACCAGACCCGACCCGTGTTTCCTCTTCTAAAGTTCACTCCGAAGAAGAAACCACTACGTTCCGTACGATCTCCGGCGCTTCCGTTAGTGCCAACGCCGCCACTCCGCTCTCTACTTCTCTCTACGATCCTTACGGACACATCGACCGAGCCGCCGCGTTCGAGAGCACGACGTCGTTTGCGTCGATTCCTTTGCAGCCGATCCCGAGAAGCTCCGGTCCGATTGTACCCGGTTCGGGTCCGTTAGAGAGAGGGTTTCTTTCCGGTCCGATTGAACGAGGTTTCATGTCCGGTCCACTTGATGGTTATTCCGGTCCGGTTTCCGGTTCTGATCAATTTCAACGTAGCTTCTCTCACAGTTTAGCTAATAACCGGGTCGGGTCAAGAAAAGGATCTTTAGTTCGGGTTCTCCGTCGCGCAATTTCGAAGACGATTACTAGAGGACAAAACTCGATCGTTGCTCCGATCAAACCGGTTAAAGAACCCGATTGGGTATTCGGGTCGGATAAAACCCGGATCCAGAACCAGACTCAGCACCAGAACGAGAATAATCTCACTGTTAATAGTAGCTTGAATTTTAGTAGTGAAGGGAGTTTACTAGACGACGACGTTTCGTTAGAAAGCCAGAATCTTCAATGGGCACAAGGTAAAGCTGGCGAGGATCGTGTGCATGTGGTTGTATCGGAAGAACATGGATGGCTCTTCGTTGGAATCTACGATGGATTCAACGGTCCAGATGCGCCTGATTATTTACTCTCTCATTTATATCCAGCCGTTTATCGTGAGCTCAAGGGATTATTATGGGACGATCCTAAAACGGATGCAAAATCTACCGATGAAGCTGATGTAGAGAATCGCGACTCGAGTTCTAAAGAGAAAAAGTCAAAGAACTGGGAAGAAAGTCAACGACGGTGGAGGTGTGAGTGGGATCGCGAAAGGCTCGATCTTGACCGTTTGTTGAAGGATCGGAGTAATGGGTCGGATCAAGATCCGGATCCGAGTTCGTCTGATGTTCTAAAAGCTCTGTCACAAGCTCTGAAGAAGACGGAAGAAGCTTACTTGGAGATTGCAGATATGATGCTCGACGAAAATCCTGAACTAGCTTTAATGGGTTCATGTGTATTAGTGATGCTGATGAAAGGTGAAGATGTGTATTTAATGAACGTTGGTGACAGTAGAGCTGTGCTTGGGCAAAAAGCTGAGACTGAGTATTGGAATGGGAAGATAAGACAAGATTTGGAACGTATCAATGAAGAAACAATGAATGATTTTGATGGTtgttgtgatgatgatggtgaaggaGCTAGTTTGGTTCCTAATTTATCAGCTTTTCAACTTACTGTTGATCATAGCACAAATGTAGAAGAG gaAGTTGATAGGATTAGAAAGGAGCATCCTGATGATGCAACCGCGGTGACGAATGAACGTGTTAAAGGTTCGTTGAAGGTTACAAGAGCTTTTGGCGCTGGTTTCCTCAAACAG CCTAAATGGAATAACGCATTACTTGAGATGTTTCAAATCGATTACAAAGGGACGTCGCCTTACATAAGTTGTTTGCCAGCACTTTACCATCATAGATTAGGATCCAAAGACCAGTTTCTGATACTATCCTCGGATGGTCTCTACCAATACTTCACAAACGAAGAAGCGGTTTCTGAGGTTGAACTCTTTATCACATTACAACCTGAAGGTGACCCGGCTCAGCATTTGATTCAAGAACTTCTTTTCCGTGCTGCCAAGAAAGCTG GTATGGATTTCCATGAACTGCTTGAGATACCACAAGGGGAACGGAGACGGTACCACGATGATGTTTCCATTGTAGTCATCTCTTTAGAAGGAAGAATGTGGAAATCTTGTGtataa
- the LOC104789234 gene encoding glycine-rich RNA-binding protein 8-like translates to MVADVDTVVVMKAVAVTEEVMVATEEVMVADVDTVVVVKAVAVTEEVMVATEEAVTVAVAGFRIINNRETGRSRGFRFVTFKDEKSMRDVIEEINGKELDGRTIIVNEAQSQGSGGGGGCRGGGSGGYHSGGGYERRSGGYGSGGGGSGRGGYGGHREGGSDYGGGDGGYGGSGDGGSGW, encoded by the exons ATGGTGGCCGATGTGGATACGGTGGTCGTCATGAAGGCGGTAGCGGTTACGGAGGAGGTGATGGTGGCTACAGAGGAAGTGATGGTGGCTGATGTGGATACGGTGGTCGTCGTGAAGGCGGTAGCGGTTACGGAGGAGGTGATGGTGGCTACGGAGGAAGCGGTGACGGTGGCAGTGGCTG ggtttagg atCATTAACAATCGTGAGACTGGAAGGTCAAGGGGATTCAGATTTGTCACCTTCAAGGACGAGAAATCCATGAGGGATGTTATTGAAGAAATAAACGGGAAAGAGCTTGATGGCCGTACCATCATTGTGAATGAGGCTCAGTCCCAAGGAAGCGGTGGCGGTGGAGGATGCCGTGGTGGCGGCAGTGGTGGTTACCATAGCGGTGGTGGTTACGAGAGACGTAGCGGTGGTTACGGATCTGGTGGAGGCGGCAGTGGCCGAGGTGGATACGGTGGTCACCGTGAAGGTGGTAGCGATTACGGAGGAGGTGATGGTGGCTACGGAGGAAGCGGTGATGGTGGCAGTGGCTGGTAA
- the LOC104789235 gene encoding glycine-rich RNA-binding protein 8-like produces the protein MSWYITRMQRRHHSMKLRIRRFLQRNQTEKPLFEETEYDELAKSGVEFERKTSTQRSCLLDEQSKTTQERRRDGVQRIINNRETGRSRGFRFVTFKDEKSMRDVIEEINGKELDGRTIIVNEAQSQGSGGGGGCRGGGSGGYHSGGGYERRSGGYGSGGGGSGRGGYGGDREGGSDYGGGDGGYRGSGDGGSGW, from the exons ATGTCTTGGTATATCACAAGGATGCAAAGAAGACATCACTCGATGAAGTTGAGAATCAGAAGATTTCTTCAACGTAACCAGACGGAGAAGCCACTgtttgaagaaacagagtatgaCGAATTAGCAAAAAGTGGTGTTGAGTTTGAAAGAAAGACGTCAACACAGAGAAGCTGCCTGTTGGATGAACAGAGCAAGACCACTCAGGAAAGGAGACGTGATGGTGTTCAAAGA atCATTAACAATCGTGAGACTGGAAGGTCAAGGGGATTCAGATTTGTCACCTTCAAGGACGAGAAATCCATGAGGGATGTTATTGAAGAAATAAACGGGAAAGAGCTTGATGGCCGTACCATCATTGTGAATGAGGCTCAGTCCCAAGGAAGCGGTGGCGGTGGAGGATGCCGTGGTGGCGGCAGTGGTGGTTACCATAGCGGTGGTGGTTACGAGAGACGTAGCGGTGGTTACGGATCTGGTGGAGGCGGCAGTGGCCGAGGTGGATACGGTGGTGACCGTGAAGGCGGTAGCGATTATGGAGGAGGTGATGGTGGCTACAGAGGAAGCGGTGACGGTGGCAGTGGCTGGTAA